In one window of Meiothermus sp. DNA:
- a CDS encoding ABC transporter permease: protein MDKRNNPLYLAWRRFLRSKPGVISGVVLIVLYGVALFAGFLAPYNLTVQHPDAIYQPPQRIHFFRDGRPVRPYVYQLKRERDPVTFISSYREDPSRPTPIRFFIAQGEPYRFLGLKTNWHLFGVPESEGYFFPLGTDQFGRCLFSRILVGSQVSLTVGVIGVLISFVIGILLGGISGYFGGWVDTLIQRTTEVLLSIPRLPILMALSTVIPASWPSTYVYLGIIGVLSFIGWAGLARVVRGQVLALREVDYVTAAVAQGASNLRIILRHIVPNLSSYLIVTATLALPGYIIGESALSFLGLGIKEPMASWGLLLKDAQNFQSLSLYPWLLTPGILIFISVLAYNFLGDALRDAADVRQRD, encoded by the coding sequence ATGGATAAACGCAACAACCCCCTCTACCTGGCCTGGCGGCGTTTTCTGCGCTCCAAGCCCGGCGTGATCAGCGGGGTGGTGCTGATTGTGCTGTATGGGGTAGCTCTCTTCGCCGGATTTCTGGCCCCCTACAACCTGACCGTACAGCACCCCGACGCCATCTACCAGCCGCCCCAGCGCATCCACTTCTTTCGGGACGGCCGTCCGGTTCGACCCTACGTCTACCAGCTCAAGCGCGAGCGCGACCCGGTAACCTTCATCAGCAGCTATAGGGAAGACCCCAGCCGCCCCACCCCCATCCGCTTTTTCATCGCCCAGGGGGAGCCCTACCGCTTTTTGGGACTCAAAACCAACTGGCACCTGTTTGGCGTCCCGGAGTCCGAGGGTTACTTCTTCCCGCTGGGCACCGACCAGTTTGGGCGCTGCCTGTTCTCCCGCATCCTGGTCGGCTCACAGGTCTCGCTCACGGTTGGGGTGATTGGGGTGCTGATCTCCTTTGTCATCGGGATTCTGCTTGGGGGAATTTCTGGCTATTTTGGCGGCTGGGTGGACACCCTGATCCAGCGCACCACCGAGGTATTGCTCTCCATTCCGCGTCTGCCCATCCTGATGGCCCTTTCGACGGTTATTCCGGCGAGCTGGCCCAGCACCTACGTCTACCTGGGTATTATCGGGGTGCTCTCGTTTATTGGCTGGGCGGGGCTGGCTCGGGTGGTGCGGGGGCAGGTACTGGCCTTGCGCGAGGTGGATTACGTAACCGCCGCCGTGGCCCAGGGGGCTTCCAACCTGCGCATCATCCTGCGGCACATCGTGCCCAACCTGAGCAGCTACCTGATCGTAACCGCTACCCTGGCCCTGCCTGGCTACATCATTGGGGAGTCGGCGCTCTCGTTCCTGGGGCTGGGCATCAAGGAACCCATGGCAAGCTGGGGGCTCCTGCTGAAGGACGCGCAAAACTTTCAGTCGCTCTCGCTTTACCCCTGGCTGCTGACCCCCGGC